The following are encoded in a window of Neomicrococcus lactis genomic DNA:
- a CDS encoding gamma carbonic anhydrase family protein has protein sequence MAHIITIDGVTPTVAESAFIAPTAVLSGDVEIGENSGAFYGVSMRGDSAPIRVGAGSNLQDNVVLHADTDFPCTVGDNVSVGHSAVIHGCTIEDNCLIGMSATVMNGAVVGSESLVAAGALVLEGTVIPPHSLVAGVPAKVRRELSDEEVAGLKHNADVYLQLIAKHRIANED, from the coding sequence ATGGCTCACATCATCACCATTGACGGCGTCACTCCAACCGTCGCTGAATCAGCTTTTATTGCGCCCACTGCCGTCCTGTCCGGAGACGTAGAGATCGGCGAAAATTCGGGAGCGTTTTATGGAGTTTCCATGCGCGGAGATTCCGCTCCTATCCGCGTGGGTGCCGGTAGCAACTTGCAGGACAACGTCGTGCTGCATGCTGACACCGACTTCCCGTGCACTGTGGGTGACAACGTGTCCGTCGGTCACTCGGCCGTCATCCACGGTTGCACCATCGAAGACAATTGTCTCATTGGCATGAGCGCAACAGTCATGAACGGCGCCGTCGTAGGATCTGAATCCCTCGTGGCCGCAGGCGCGCTGGTTCTCGAAGGAACCGTCATCCCGCCGCACTCACTCGTGGCTGGCGTCCCTGCCAAGGTGCGCCGCGAGCTTTCGGATGAGGAAGTCGCCGGACTCAAGCACAACGCCGACGTGTACTTGCAGCTCATCGCGAAGCACCGCATCGCCAACGAGGACTAA
- a CDS encoding NADP-dependent isocitrate dehydrogenase has protein sequence MAKIIYTHTDEAPMLATYSFLPIVEAFASAAGVEVETRDISLAGRIIAVFGDYLKPEQQGADALSELGVLAKAPEANIIKLPNISASIPQLKAAIAELQSQGFDVPDYPDEPSSDEETEVRARYDKIKGSAVNPVLREGNSDRRAPLSVKNYARKNPHKMVAWTKESKTNVATMDADDFRSNEKSVVIPAEDTLTIRQVRADGTVKVLKNDLKVIPGEVIDGTVLHVAELDEFLAAQVKRAKEEDVLFSTHLKATMMKVSDPIIFGHVVKAYFSELFETYGPQLDAAGLSANDGLAAILGGLDELPEDVSEGVQALVKKGLEEGPRLAMVDSDKGITNLHVPSDVIVDASMPAMIRQGGHMWGPKGEEDDTLAVLPDSSYAGIYQVVIDDCRENGAFDPVTMGTVPNVGLMAQAAEEYGSHNKTFEIEGDGYVQVVDSSGAVLLEHQVFAGDIWRACQTKDIAVRDWVKLAVTRARASQTPAVFWLDKNRAHDAQLIAKVTEYLKEHDTEGLTIEIMSPMEATKYTIDRIRKGEDTISVSGNVLRDYLTDLFPILELGTSAKMLSIVPLLNGGGLFETGAGGSAPKHVQQLVKENHLRWDSLGEFMALAASLEHLANTSDNKSAQVLADALDAATGTFLLENKSPSRKVGEIDNRGSHFYLAQYWAKELAAQTTDPKVAEIFAPVAEALIANEDKINQELLEVQGQPVDLGGYYRPNEEKVTKAMRPSATLNATIDALRK, from the coding sequence ATGGCGAAAATCATTTACACCCACACCGACGAAGCCCCAATGCTGGCAACTTACTCTTTCTTGCCAATCGTTGAAGCCTTCGCATCCGCAGCAGGTGTGGAAGTTGAGACCCGCGACATCTCGCTGGCCGGCCGTATCATCGCCGTCTTCGGTGACTACCTCAAGCCAGAGCAGCAGGGTGCGGACGCGCTGTCCGAACTTGGCGTGCTGGCCAAGGCTCCTGAAGCTAACATCATCAAGCTTCCAAACATTTCTGCTTCCATCCCCCAGCTGAAGGCTGCGATTGCAGAGCTGCAGTCCCAGGGCTTCGACGTTCCGGATTACCCGGATGAGCCATCCAGCGACGAAGAGACCGAAGTTCGCGCTCGCTACGACAAGATCAAGGGTTCTGCCGTAAACCCAGTGCTGCGTGAAGGTAACTCTGACCGCCGCGCGCCTTTGTCTGTGAAGAACTACGCACGCAAGAACCCACACAAGATGGTTGCTTGGACCAAGGAGTCCAAGACCAACGTGGCAACCATGGATGCTGACGACTTCCGCTCGAATGAGAAGTCTGTTGTCATTCCTGCCGAAGACACCTTGACCATTCGCCAGGTGCGCGCTGACGGAACCGTCAAGGTCCTCAAGAACGACCTCAAGGTCATTCCGGGCGAAGTGATTGACGGCACCGTTCTGCACGTTGCTGAATTGGACGAGTTCTTGGCTGCACAGGTCAAGCGCGCCAAGGAAGAAGACGTCCTCTTCTCCACGCACCTCAAGGCCACCATGATGAAGGTTTCTGACCCGATCATCTTCGGCCACGTCGTGAAGGCTTACTTCTCCGAGCTTTTCGAGACCTACGGACCACAACTTGATGCTGCCGGTCTTTCTGCCAACGATGGCCTTGCCGCCATCTTGGGTGGACTCGATGAGTTGCCAGAGGACGTCAGCGAAGGCGTTCAGGCTCTCGTCAAGAAGGGTCTTGAAGAAGGCCCACGCTTGGCAATGGTTGACTCAGACAAGGGCATCACCAACCTCCACGTTCCTTCCGACGTCATTGTCGACGCTTCCATGCCAGCAATGATCCGCCAGGGTGGACACATGTGGGGCCCGAAGGGTGAAGAGGATGACACGCTTGCTGTGCTTCCAGATTCTTCCTACGCCGGCATCTACCAGGTTGTTATCGATGACTGCCGTGAAAACGGTGCTTTCGATCCTGTAACCATGGGAACCGTTCCTAACGTTGGCCTTATGGCTCAGGCAGCTGAAGAGTATGGATCTCACAACAAGACCTTCGAAATCGAGGGTGACGGCTACGTTCAGGTCGTTGACAGCTCCGGCGCTGTGTTGCTTGAGCACCAGGTCTTCGCTGGTGACATCTGGCGCGCATGCCAGACCAAGGACATCGCAGTTCGCGACTGGGTAAAGCTTGCTGTGACGCGCGCTCGCGCTTCCCAGACTCCAGCAGTGTTCTGGTTGGACAAGAACCGTGCACACGACGCTCAGCTCATCGCCAAGGTGACCGAGTACCTCAAGGAGCACGACACCGAAGGCTTGACCATCGAGATCATGTCTCCGATGGAAGCTACCAAGTACACCATCGACCGCATCCGCAAGGGTGAGGACACCATCTCCGTTTCGGGCAACGTGCTTCGTGACTACCTCACGGACCTCTTCCCGATCCTCGAGCTTGGTACCTCCGCCAAGATGCTCTCGATCGTTCCATTGCTCAACGGTGGCGGACTCTTCGAGACTGGTGCTGGTGGATCTGCTCCAAAGCACGTCCAGCAGCTCGTCAAGGAAAACCACTTGCGTTGGGACAGCCTCGGCGAATTCATGGCACTTGCCGCTTCGCTTGAGCACCTCGCCAACACCTCTGACAACAAGAGCGCACAGGTTCTGGCCGACGCTCTTGATGCAGCAACCGGCACGTTCTTGCTCGAGAACAAGTCCCCATCCCGCAAAGTTGGCGAGATCGACAACCGCGGCAGCCACTTCTACTTGGCACAGTACTGGGCCAAGGAATTGGCAGCTCAGACCACGGACCCGAAGGTCGCCGAGATCTTCGCACCAGTTGCTGAAGCTTTGATCGCAAACGAAGACAAGATCAACCAGGAACTTCTTGAAGTTCAGGGTCAGCCAGTGGACTTGGGCGGCTACTACCGTCCAAACGAAGAGAAGGTCACGAAGGCCATGCGCCCATCCGCGACCCTCAACGCCACGATCGACGCACTTCGCAAGTAA
- a CDS encoding bifunctional methylenetetrahydrofolate dehydrogenase/methenyltetrahydrofolate cyclohydrolase: MVETTARILDGKKAAAEIKEELRKRVAALKEKGVTPGLGTILVGEDPGSKWYVGGKHKDCAEVGIASIRVDLPEETTQDEILAKIKELNEDPNCTGYIVQLPLPKHVDQDVILEAIDPDKDADGLHPMNLGRLVANVNNPMTSPLPCTPKGCVELLARNDIDLNGKNVLVVGRGVTIGRPIGLLLTRRSVNATVTLAHTGTTDLADHLSRADVVIAAAGSPHMIKAEELKPGAIVLDVGVSRVDDGNGKAVVTGDVEPDAYDVASWISPNPGGVGPMTRAMLLANVVEAAERSLEA, from the coding sequence ATGGTAGAAACCACCGCGCGCATTCTTGACGGCAAGAAGGCTGCCGCTGAGATCAAGGAAGAGCTTCGCAAACGCGTTGCCGCGCTCAAAGAAAAGGGCGTCACTCCGGGACTCGGCACCATCCTGGTGGGCGAAGATCCAGGTTCTAAATGGTACGTCGGCGGTAAGCACAAAGACTGCGCCGAGGTGGGCATTGCGTCCATCCGCGTAGATCTGCCGGAAGAGACTACTCAGGATGAGATTCTTGCCAAGATCAAGGAACTCAACGAGGACCCCAACTGCACTGGTTACATTGTGCAGTTGCCGTTGCCAAAGCACGTTGATCAGGACGTCATTCTTGAGGCGATTGATCCTGACAAGGACGCCGATGGCCTGCATCCCATGAACTTGGGACGCTTGGTGGCGAACGTCAACAACCCCATGACCTCCCCGCTTCCATGCACGCCGAAGGGCTGCGTGGAGCTTCTTGCCCGCAATGACATTGATCTGAACGGCAAGAACGTGTTAGTAGTGGGACGTGGCGTCACCATTGGCCGCCCCATCGGCCTCTTGCTGACGCGCCGCAGCGTGAACGCAACCGTCACCCTTGCTCACACAGGAACCACGGATCTTGCAGATCACTTGTCCCGCGCTGACGTGGTGATTGCGGCCGCTGGTAGCCCGCACATGATCAAGGCTGAAGAACTCAAGCCGGGCGCCATTGTGCTCGACGTGGGTGTGAGCCGCGTTGACGATGGCAACGGAAAGGCCGTTGTGACCGGCGACGTTGAGCCTGACGCCTACGATGTCGCATCCTGGATTTCCCCGAACCCCGGGGGAGTTGGTCCGATGACCCGAGCTATGCTCTTAGCAAACGTTGTAGAAGCCGCCGAACGGTCCCTCGAGGCCTAA
- a CDS encoding Nramp family divalent metal transporter, producing the protein MTDIPKHPAGDHHAGFDPVEPDAEGHLPPQKWKIIGPGLVVAATGVGAADMVATLAAGSRYGYMLLWAVVLGVILKIVLVEGAGRYSLATGRTIFEGWRSLGKWTVWYFGPYIMIWGFVYGASAMSSTALPLASLFPGVPLWIFAIGTGIAGFILVWFNRYAIFEKITAFLVLLMFITIVGLAIIAAPNIPDMLAGLIPRLPEGGLLYTLALAGGVGGTITLAAYGYWLREKGWATPRFMRVMRIDNTMAYVMTGIFVLSMLIVGAEVVSAAGVKISAGDKGLLDLNTVLEAKYGTFIGKAFLVGFFAAAFSSVLGVWNGVSLMFADFWGNIRGKGSDHPDSQAHGKYFRFYMIWLTFPPMLLLMLDQPIGLVLAYGVLGALFMPFLAITLLPLLNMKKYGVPAEWRNKWYTNLALVITAVLFIWLGGYQLINSIQSVLK; encoded by the coding sequence ATGACAGATATCCCTAAGCATCCGGCAGGTGACCATCACGCCGGATTCGATCCAGTAGAACCAGATGCGGAGGGTCACCTCCCGCCGCAGAAGTGGAAGATTATTGGCCCCGGCTTGGTGGTTGCAGCCACCGGTGTGGGCGCCGCAGATATGGTGGCAACCCTTGCCGCCGGTTCCCGCTACGGCTACATGCTCCTCTGGGCAGTGGTCCTCGGCGTGATCCTGAAGATTGTGCTCGTCGAAGGCGCCGGACGCTATAGTCTCGCCACCGGACGCACCATCTTTGAAGGCTGGCGTTCCCTTGGAAAGTGGACCGTTTGGTACTTCGGTCCGTACATCATGATCTGGGGCTTCGTATACGGTGCCTCCGCCATGTCATCCACCGCGCTCCCGTTGGCCTCGCTCTTCCCGGGCGTTCCTTTGTGGATCTTCGCGATCGGCACCGGCATCGCCGGCTTCATTTTGGTGTGGTTCAACCGCTACGCGATTTTTGAGAAGATCACGGCCTTCTTGGTCCTTCTCATGTTCATCACCATTGTGGGCCTCGCGATCATCGCCGCTCCGAATATCCCGGACATGCTCGCCGGTCTCATCCCGCGCCTTCCTGAAGGCGGCTTGCTCTACACGCTTGCGCTCGCGGGCGGTGTCGGTGGCACCATCACCTTGGCGGCTTACGGCTACTGGCTGCGTGAAAAGGGCTGGGCAACGCCTCGCTTCATGCGTGTCATGCGCATCGACAACACCATGGCTTATGTCATGACCGGTATCTTCGTGCTCTCGATGCTCATTGTGGGCGCTGAAGTAGTCTCTGCCGCTGGCGTGAAGATCTCCGCCGGTGACAAGGGCCTCTTGGACCTGAACACCGTGCTCGAAGCGAAGTACGGAACCTTCATTGGTAAGGCGTTCTTGGTGGGCTTCTTCGCCGCAGCGTTCTCCTCCGTCCTCGGCGTGTGGAACGGTGTGTCCCTCATGTTCGCTGACTTCTGGGGCAACATCCGCGGCAAGGGTTCGGACCACCCGGATTCCCAGGCTCACGGCAAGTACTTCCGCTTCTACATGATCTGGCTGACCTTCCCACCAATGCTCTTGCTGATGCTTGATCAGCCAATCGGATTGGTCTTGGCTTACGGCGTACTCGGCGCATTGTTCATGCCGTTCCTTGCCATCACCTTGCTGCCATTGCTGAACATGAAGAAGTACGGCGTTCCTGCCGAATGGCGCAACAAGTGGTACACCAACCTCGCGTTGGTCATCACGGCAGTGCTCTTCATTTGGTTGGGCGGCTACCAGTTGATCAACTCCATCCAGTCCGTCCTGAAGTAA
- the purH gene encoding bifunctional phosphoribosylaminoimidazolecarboxamide formyltransferase/IMP cyclohydrolase, translated as MSSVVQDRVPIRRALISVYDKTGLEELAVGLHEAGVSIVSTGSTAQRIAGAGVPVTEVADITGFQECLDGRVKTLHPRVHAGILADRRREDHVQQLSDMEIEPFDLVIVNLYPFVDTVNSGADMDAVVEQIDIGGPSMVRAAAKNHPSCAIIVDPASYGQVVSAAKEGGFDLKTRQRLASLAFAHTAAYDTAVAKWTAAQFGDSVENDDAASIPAFPPFAGLSLERSEVLRYGENPHQSAALYIEDGATPGIAQAEQLHGKAMSYNNFVDADAAVRAAYDFAEPAVAIIKHANPCGVALGASDAADPIADAHLKAHATDPVSAFGGVIAANRTVTAEMAQNVKDIFTEVLVAPGFEPEAVEILSAKKNIRLLTLPEGFRRDSVEYRQVSGGMLLQVSDAVDAPGDSASTWTLAAGEAADEATLRDLEFAWRAVRAAKSNAILLASGGAAVGVGMGQVNRVDSCKLAVERANALGVDGAERARGSVAASDAFFPFADGLQILLDAGVKAVVQPGGSVRDEEVVAAAKAAGITMYFTGTRHFFH; from the coding sequence GTGTCCTCAGTAGTTCAAGATCGTGTGCCCATTCGCCGAGCTCTCATTTCTGTTTATGACAAGACCGGCCTCGAGGAGCTGGCGGTCGGACTGCATGAAGCGGGCGTGAGCATTGTTTCCACCGGTTCCACGGCGCAGCGCATCGCTGGCGCGGGCGTCCCTGTGACTGAGGTTGCGGACATTACCGGTTTCCAGGAATGCCTCGACGGCCGCGTTAAGACCTTGCACCCGCGCGTTCACGCAGGAATTTTGGCGGACCGCCGCCGCGAGGACCACGTTCAGCAGCTTTCCGACATGGAAATTGAGCCTTTTGACCTGGTCATCGTGAACTTGTACCCATTCGTGGACACCGTGAACTCCGGCGCTGACATGGACGCCGTGGTGGAGCAGATCGATATTGGCGGCCCATCCATGGTGCGCGCCGCCGCGAAGAACCACCCTTCCTGCGCGATCATCGTTGACCCAGCCTCTTACGGCCAGGTCGTTTCTGCCGCGAAGGAAGGCGGCTTCGATTTGAAGACCCGCCAGCGCCTCGCGAGCCTCGCTTTCGCGCACACCGCAGCGTATGACACCGCGGTTGCGAAGTGGACCGCGGCTCAGTTCGGCGATTCCGTTGAGAACGACGACGCAGCGTCCATCCCAGCCTTCCCTCCGTTTGCGGGGCTTTCTTTGGAGCGCTCCGAAGTGCTGCGCTACGGCGAGAACCCACACCAGTCAGCCGCTTTGTACATAGAAGATGGTGCGACGCCGGGCATTGCTCAGGCCGAGCAACTTCACGGCAAGGCGATGAGCTACAACAACTTTGTTGACGCCGACGCCGCCGTTCGCGCCGCTTATGACTTCGCTGAGCCAGCAGTGGCCATCATCAAGCACGCCAACCCTTGTGGTGTGGCGCTGGGTGCTAGCGATGCCGCTGACCCGATCGCGGACGCTCACCTCAAGGCGCACGCGACGGATCCCGTGTCCGCTTTCGGTGGCGTCATTGCCGCCAACCGCACCGTGACGGCTGAGATGGCTCAGAACGTCAAGGACATTTTCACCGAGGTCTTAGTGGCTCCGGGCTTTGAGCCTGAAGCCGTGGAGATTCTCTCCGCGAAGAAGAACATCCGTTTGCTGACGCTTCCAGAAGGCTTCCGCCGCGACTCCGTTGAATACCGTCAGGTATCCGGTGGCATGTTGTTGCAGGTTTCTGACGCCGTTGATGCGCCGGGAGACTCAGCTTCCACGTGGACGTTGGCCGCTGGCGAAGCTGCTGACGAAGCCACCTTGCGCGACCTCGAGTTCGCCTGGCGCGCAGTGCGTGCTGCTAAGTCCAACGCCATCTTGTTGGCATCGGGCGGCGCAGCCGTGGGCGTTGGCATGGGCCAAGTGAACCGGGTTGACTCCTGCAAGCTGGCCGTGGAGCGTGCAAACGCCTTGGGTGTCGACGGTGCTGAGCGCGCTCGCGGTTCCGTTGCCGCTTCAGACGCGTTCTTCCCGTTTGCAGACGGTTTACAGATTTTGCTTGACGCTGGCGTCAAGGCTGTAGTTCAGCCGGGCGGTTCCGTGCGCGATGAAGAAGTGGTGGCTGCGGCTAAGGCAGCTGGTATCACCATGTACTTCACCGGCACGCGTCATTTCTTCCACTAA
- a CDS encoding glutamate-cysteine ligase family protein, producing MGAEVNAKSFTREQRTRYRERLMVNLETFARYLGSGAFDPVRRIGLEIELNLANPDFTPALRNTEVLEAIADPAFQTEIGAFNIEFNHDAVQIEGRGLLNLEESLRHELDHAVAAAKDVDVNILLVGILPTLDQDFIHSKNWISPGKRYAALNTSVLQARGEDVLIDIVGQERLSFYVANIAPEAACTSVQLHLQVSPEEFAPVWNSAQVIAGAQVALAANSPMFMERVLWHESRIEVFKQSIDTRPPEMRNQGVRPRVWFGERWITSILDLFEENVRYFPALLPELSRKRSETTASGAPQLHELRLHNGTVYRWNRPIYDPGGDFPNLRLENRLLPAGPTVVDTVANAAFFFGLMRALRTADRPLWSRMSFQTATDNFLDCARYGLEANVYWPGLGEIPVTELIIRHLLPLAAEGLEDLGVDKAVADRYLKILYERAHTEQNGAAWQIETLRVLEERGLDRKVAIAEMTRLYNENMLSSQPVHTWKIG from the coding sequence ATGGGCGCTGAAGTCAACGCAAAAAGCTTCACTCGTGAGCAACGTACTCGCTATCGCGAGCGGCTCATGGTCAATTTGGAGACCTTCGCACGGTACCTCGGTTCCGGTGCTTTCGATCCCGTACGCCGCATTGGCCTCGAGATTGAATTGAACCTTGCCAACCCGGACTTCACGCCGGCGTTGCGGAACACCGAAGTTCTTGAGGCGATCGCCGATCCCGCGTTTCAAACCGAGATCGGCGCCTTCAATATTGAGTTCAACCATGACGCCGTCCAGATCGAAGGCCGAGGCCTTCTGAATCTGGAGGAGTCACTACGTCACGAGCTCGATCATGCGGTCGCCGCGGCGAAGGACGTTGACGTCAACATCTTGTTGGTCGGAATCCTGCCGACCTTGGATCAGGACTTCATCCACTCCAAGAACTGGATTAGTCCGGGCAAGCGCTACGCAGCGTTGAACACCTCGGTGTTGCAGGCTCGAGGCGAAGATGTCTTGATCGACATCGTGGGGCAAGAGCGCCTCAGCTTCTACGTCGCAAACATCGCTCCGGAGGCCGCCTGCACGTCGGTGCAATTGCACTTGCAGGTGTCCCCCGAAGAGTTCGCGCCCGTCTGGAATTCGGCTCAAGTCATTGCCGGAGCCCAAGTGGCGTTGGCGGCCAACTCCCCCATGTTCATGGAACGCGTGTTGTGGCACGAGAGCCGCATCGAAGTGTTCAAGCAGTCCATTGACACGCGGCCACCCGAGATGCGTAATCAAGGCGTTCGTCCGCGCGTGTGGTTCGGCGAACGATGGATCACCAGCATCTTGGACCTCTTTGAAGAGAACGTCCGGTACTTCCCCGCACTCTTGCCAGAGCTGTCCCGCAAGCGCTCTGAAACCACCGCTTCCGGCGCGCCACAGCTCCACGAGCTGCGCCTCCACAACGGAACGGTCTACCGCTGGAACCGTCCTATCTACGATCCAGGCGGAGATTTCCCCAACCTGCGACTTGAGAACCGTCTCCTTCCCGCTGGCCCCACTGTTGTGGACACCGTGGCGAACGCTGCGTTCTTCTTCGGACTCATGCGCGCGCTCCGCACCGCGGACCGGCCACTATGGTCCCGCATGTCATTCCAGACGGCCACAGACAATTTCTTAGACTGCGCGCGCTATGGCTTGGAAGCCAACGTGTACTGGCCAGGACTCGGCGAGATCCCAGTGACTGAGCTGATCATCCGCCACCTCTTGCCGCTTGCCGCCGAAGGCCTGGAGGATCTCGGCGTGGACAAGGCAGTAGCCGATCGCTACCTGAAGATCTTGTACGAACGCGCCCACACCGAGCAGAACGGTGCCGCTTGGCAGATCGAGACGCTTCGCGTCTTGGAAGAGCGCGGGCTGGATCGCAAGGTCGCCATCGCCGAGATGACGCGCCTCTACAACGAGAACATGCTTAGTTCTCAGCCGGTGCACACATGGAAGATCGGCTAG
- the glyA gene encoding serine hydroxymethyltransferase, with amino-acid sequence MSTQSVTNRSLAEVDPEIAAVLKDELGRQRDTLEMIASENFAPRAVLEAQGSVLTNKYAEGYPGKRYYGGCEYVDVAENLAIERVKSVFGAKFANVQPHSGASANAAALSAMIKPGDKMLGLSLAHGGHLTHGMKLNFSGKLYEVAAYEVEPETFTVDMDKLREQAKREKPQVIVAGWSAYPRQLDFEAFRSIADEVGALLWTDMAHFAGLVAAGLHPNPVPFSDVVTSTVHKTLAGPRSGVILSNDEAIAKKINSNVFPGQQGGPLMHAIAGKAVAFKIAGSPEFKERQERTLRGAKILAERLTGSDVTEAGVSVLTGGTDVHLVLVDLRHSELDGKQAEDLLHEVGITVNRNAVPFDPRPPMVTSGLRIGTPALATRGFGDAEFTEVAEIIATALRDGQNADLEALKARVVKLAQEFPLYEGLEEW; translated from the coding sequence ATGTCCACTCAGTCTGTGACGAACCGGTCGCTTGCAGAGGTTGATCCGGAAATCGCAGCAGTGCTCAAGGATGAGCTCGGCCGCCAACGCGATACGTTGGAAATGATCGCCTCGGAAAACTTCGCGCCACGTGCCGTTTTGGAAGCTCAGGGCTCCGTTCTGACGAACAAGTACGCCGAAGGTTACCCGGGAAAGCGCTACTACGGTGGTTGCGAATACGTGGACGTCGCCGAGAATCTTGCCATTGAGCGTGTGAAGTCCGTTTTCGGCGCCAAGTTCGCCAACGTTCAGCCTCACTCGGGTGCTTCCGCCAATGCTGCCGCACTGTCCGCCATGATCAAGCCAGGCGACAAGATGTTGGGCCTTTCCTTGGCACACGGCGGTCACTTGACCCACGGCATGAAGTTGAACTTCTCCGGCAAGCTCTACGAAGTTGCCGCGTACGAGGTTGAGCCAGAGACCTTCACCGTTGACATGGACAAGCTGCGCGAGCAGGCCAAGCGCGAAAAGCCACAGGTCATCGTTGCCGGCTGGTCCGCTTACCCACGTCAGCTCGATTTCGAGGCTTTCCGCTCCATCGCTGACGAAGTCGGCGCACTCTTGTGGACGGACATGGCTCACTTCGCCGGTCTGGTTGCAGCGGGTCTTCACCCGAACCCAGTTCCGTTTTCTGACGTGGTTACCTCCACGGTTCACAAGACCTTGGCTGGTCCACGTTCCGGTGTGATCTTGTCCAACGACGAGGCCATCGCCAAGAAGATCAACTCCAACGTCTTCCCAGGTCAGCAGGGTGGACCGCTCATGCACGCGATCGCGGGCAAGGCTGTTGCATTCAAGATTGCTGGCTCCCCAGAGTTCAAGGAACGCCAAGAGCGCACCTTGCGCGGTGCCAAGATCCTGGCCGAGCGCCTCACCGGGAGCGATGTTACCGAAGCAGGCGTCTCTGTCCTCACCGGCGGCACCGACGTTCACTTAGTGCTGGTGGACTTGCGCCACTCTGAACTGGACGGCAAGCAGGCCGAAGACTTGCTCCACGAGGTGGGCATCACGGTCAACCGCAACGCTGTTCCGTTCGACCCACGCCCGCCGATGGTCACCTCCGGCTTGCGCATTGGTACCCCGGCTCTCGCGACCCGCGGTTTCGGCGATGCAGAATTCACCGAAGTCGCAGAAATCATTGCAACGGCGCTGCGCGACGGTCAGAACGCTGACCTCGAAGCCCTCAAGGCTCGCGTTGTGAAGCTTGCTCAGGAATTCCCGCTCTACGAAGGACTCGAAGAATGGTAG
- a CDS encoding DUF4303 domain-containing protein: MGLDWKALENAMRTSVLRHAREIIEDHPEHTFYAMALHGVPTEPADTIEMPVLAMNSEEAYGRDHREEEAIAALEDPKIDDLDTEIEDNGGYYSDRWDCSQWHWCAMELAGEEAAAIWQRGLSEMIKKDGWEATIRTYYAVMVSVIKDVVPELATGRNEHLIGFVADDDHAETLLRRCLSDEQLERHFPELVSGTAEAAASSSKGT; encoded by the coding sequence ATGGGACTCGATTGGAAAGCTCTCGAAAACGCAATGCGTACTTCAGTGCTCCGGCACGCTCGTGAAATCATCGAAGATCATCCGGAGCACACGTTCTACGCGATGGCGCTCCACGGCGTCCCCACGGAACCTGCAGACACTATTGAGATGCCGGTTCTCGCGATGAATTCCGAAGAGGCTTACGGCCGAGATCATCGCGAAGAAGAAGCCATAGCCGCTTTAGAAGATCCCAAGATCGATGACCTGGACACCGAGATCGAGGACAACGGCGGCTATTACTCGGATCGTTGGGACTGTAGCCAGTGGCATTGGTGCGCCATGGAGCTCGCCGGCGAGGAAGCTGCGGCCATTTGGCAACGTGGCTTGAGCGAAATGATCAAGAAGGACGGCTGGGAAGCCACCATCCGCACCTACTACGCCGTCATGGTGAGCGTCATCAAGGACGTGGTCCCGGAGCTTGCCACGGGCAGGAACGAACACCTCATTGGCTTCGTGGCAGATGATGATCACGCGGAAACCCTGCTCAGGCGGTGCTTGAGTGACGAACAACTTGAGCGGCACTTCCCGGAGCTTGTTTCTGGGACTGCAGAGGCAGCGGCGTCGTCCTCAAAAGGAACGTAA